In Spartinivicinus poritis, the following proteins share a genomic window:
- a CDS encoding substrate-binding periplasmic protein — MLSDRPLKYKLTTSELVTKLIQPLLFVFLLTNNSDAFSYCTTGKLQLGGRLTAPYHTEKGEGLVDQHIKLIFAGLNCQVHLLTIPSERSLRNSNRGLLDGDFIQLSDLDLTIYSNLIQINPSYFSFFMAYVSLQNITYADKDLSGYRIGAMIGMPLSAQSLNDVKVVRTKSYDQLITLLQRRRIDIAVLPIAVAYYYQKQTCLTQLHIEVRPELKVKLHIYLHKKHQALVEPLSKEINGFKNSKKYQKLMRHFLKKGLNISAPKCD; from the coding sequence CCACCTCAGAGCTGGTCACCAAGCTTATACAACCACTTTTATTTGTGTTTTTACTTACTAACAACAGCGATGCCTTTAGCTACTGCACTACAGGAAAATTACAACTTGGAGGGAGGTTAACTGCGCCTTATCATACAGAAAAGGGGGAAGGTCTTGTTGATCAGCACATTAAGCTCATCTTTGCAGGCCTCAATTGTCAAGTTCACTTATTGACCATTCCCTCTGAACGGTCGCTACGAAACTCCAACCGAGGCTTACTTGATGGTGACTTCATTCAGTTGTCAGACCTTGACTTAACTATTTATAGTAACTTAATTCAGATAAACCCTAGCTATTTCTCTTTTTTTATGGCCTACGTCAGCCTACAAAATATTACTTATGCAGATAAAGATCTCAGTGGTTATAGAATTGGCGCAATGATTGGAATGCCGCTATCTGCTCAATCTTTAAATGATGTTAAAGTCGTTCGAACCAAAAGTTACGATCAGTTGATCACTTTACTACAGCGCAGACGCATTGATATTGCCGTATTGCCTATTGCTGTAGCTTATTACTACCAGAAGCAAACCTGCCTTACTCAGCTGCACATTGAAGTAAGACCAGAGCTTAAAGTAAAACTGCATATCTACTTACATAAAAAGCACCAAGCCTTAGTTGAGCCACTAAGTAAGGAAATTAACGGGTTTAAAAATAGCAAAAAGTATCAAAAGTTAATGCGGCACTTTTTAAAAAAAGGATTAAATATTTCAGCTCCAAAGTGTGACTAA
- a CDS encoding STAS/SEC14 domain-containing protein, giving the protein MVEIFPLISDKVIAIEVDGKIEKIDVDRLVKVIDDKLKHHSQLNIFVEMKSFSGIALDALVEELKFALSHFKKFGKKAIVSDKTWIEKAVVISDKLFPSIEVQSFAPEEREKAIEWLAE; this is encoded by the coding sequence ATGGTTGAAATATTTCCGCTCATTAGTGATAAAGTTATTGCAATTGAGGTGGATGGAAAAATTGAAAAAATAGATGTTGATAGATTGGTCAAAGTCATAGATGACAAGCTAAAGCACCATAGTCAATTGAATATCTTTGTTGAGATGAAAAGCTTTTCTGGAATAGCACTTGATGCCTTGGTTGAAGAGTTGAAGTTTGCACTTTCTCATTTTAAAAAGTTTGGCAAGAAGGCTATTGTGTCTGATAAGACATGGATTGAAAAAGCTGTTGTAATCAGTGATAAGCTCTTTCCAAGTATAGAAGTACAATCTTTTGCTCCTGAAGAGCGAGAAAAAGCGATTGAGTGGTTAGCTGAATAA